The Thermoleophilia bacterium nucleotide sequence GCCCAACAGCCAGGCGCGTCGCGCGGAGGCCATCCTCCCCCCTCAGCCGGCGGACGCGCCCAGCGCCCCCACGGCCCTCCGCAATATCGCGCGCGAAACGCACTCGCCCCGTCGACACCGACAAGCACATATTGAGATCGTCGACATCGACAACTCCCAAGACCTCGAGCACGCGGCGCTCGTGACTGCAGTAGGTGTGGCACTTGATAAGCGCCCTGAGCACTCCGAGGTTGGCGTTCGGATCACTCCCGGTTGACTATGCGCGCCTCGCATAGCCGTTGAGACTGACGACAGCGGCTGCGACTACCGGCGGCTCAGCAGTAGCCACCTCCCCATCCGGCACCTCGACAGCGACCGCGAGCGCGACCTCCGCCGGCTCCGGAAGGTGCGCTACGGTACTCGGCTCGGTCGCCTGTTCCGCGACAGCCAGAGAAGACCGAGTGATGACGGAGCGCCGATTAGGGTCGCCACTGTAGCGGTTGCGGGCGCGCGATCTCAGTGGCCGGAACATGCCAGTTCACCTGTATGAGCGCACGAGGGCACGCGAACGCCGCGGTCCTTGATCATGACCATGCCTCCAGACTCCGCTGAATAGAGCGATATGCCGGCGCCGGCGCTCGGCTAGCGTCAGTATGCCGACGTATCAGGAGGGTGTCGAGATTGACAATTGCCGCCGCGCCCAAGGCCAAGCCAAGCCGCAGATGACTAGCCCGGCGATCAGCGACGCGGGCTGCAGCCAGCTCACGTACCCGATGATCGCCACCTGCACGACGATCCACGCGACGATGATCACCCCCATCGTCAGAGACAGTAGCGGCGCCCGCGGGCGATGAAGAATCCATGCTGCGGTGGCAACCGCCAGTCCGCCACCGATCACGACGAAGAGAAACAGACTCGGAATGAAGTAGCTGCCGAACGGGCTTCCCTCGAGCAGGCTAGGATCCACGCCTTCCGCACCGGTGAGACCGTAGTAGCCGCCACCGAAGGCGTTCAGCATAACGAGGATCTGAACCACGATGAGAACGATCCGTGCTTGCTTCATGAAGACCTCTCCGCCACCTTCAGAACGTTGCATTGTCGCTCGGCGTGTACTACGGTACCGTGGTAACAATGTTACCGTAACTGCGTTACGGTAACATTGTTTTCAAGAACGGTCAACGATTCCGGGAGGGCGCATGACACCGGCGGTACGAACAGGCCCCGTGACCGCGGAGATCGTGATCGACGCGGCCCTCGCGATCATCGATGACGAAGGCCTCGCGACACTGACGATGCGTCGCCTGGCGAAAGACCTCGGCGTCGAGCCGATGACCGTCTACCGCCAGTTGCCCAACAAGGAGGCGATCCTCGCCGGTGTCGCCGAGAAGCTCTGGCGGGAGATGCCAGGCGCGAGGCCGGAGTCCGCGACGGATGCTACAGACGGCGGAGTCGACTCATCGGCGACTCTAGCGGCGGAGGGCGAGCCGGAGTGGCGCGCCCAGGTGCACGCCATGTGGCTCGCCCTCCACGCGCTCATGCAGGCGCACCCGAACGCCATCCCCATCATCGCCAAGGGCAGCACCTACTCGCGGAGCGCCAGCGGCGGCACCGCGGCGATGGCCGCCGTGCTTCGCGACGCCGGCCTCTCCCCCGCTCAAGCCGGGGAGCTCATGCAGATCGTCGCCGCCTGCGTCGTCGGTTTTGGCTTCGCCACACTGTGGGGC carries:
- a CDS encoding TetR family transcriptional regulator gives rise to the protein MTPAVRTGPVTAEIVIDAALAIIDDEGLATLTMRRLAKDLGVEPMTVYRQLPNKEAILAGVAEKLWREMPGARPESATDATDGGVDSSATLAAEGEPEWRAQVHAMWLALHALMQAHPNAIPIIAKGSTYSRSASGGTAAMAAVLRDAGLSPAQAGELMQIVAACVVGFGFATLWGQQIAHGERPNAPAGEALAPISTDDDLERYLTTMGRWEPANFTRALDLVLDAYTPNGAPV